From a single Streptomyces rubradiris genomic region:
- a CDS encoding CHAD domain-containing protein: MAQQHLDQTDPTAEAVTGDALADYLRAQATEFLRALRLHRETGGNGGSAPPRAGTGGAGEGTEGSVDAARALRRSARRISGSLHTFRPLLDPDWSEEIRPELAWLSGTLGLEHAYQARLDRLLLALHRLSGVTALPVHTVDAMAVGGRALPGKTANPGGPAYATAPPERGTLTVGAAKAGALLERQLTLARTRAHSTALQALGSSRFHAVADKVAVLASEVPLAPAAPGTELGPLAAAAEERLTDAVAALPLVTAGHPYNAEALVHGLSPEPSPHPQDGPWHQVRLLLRLYRYAREVLHGGDAPLDVRLLTAGQALNRHRDASEAAAAAAQAARTPRITPATAYALGVLHADQRHEVEAARFAFQQAWQKQTVNTP; the protein is encoded by the coding sequence GTGGCACAGCAACACCTTGACCAGACGGACCCCACGGCCGAGGCGGTGACGGGTGACGCCCTCGCGGACTACCTGCGCGCCCAGGCCACGGAGTTCCTCCGCGCCCTGCGCCTGCACCGGGAGACCGGCGGCAACGGCGGGAGCGCTCCCCCGCGCGCGGGCACGGGCGGAGCGGGCGAGGGCACGGAGGGGTCCGTCGACGCGGCACGCGCCCTGCGCCGCTCGGCCCGCCGCATCAGCGGCAGCCTGCACACCTTCCGCCCGCTCCTCGACCCCGACTGGTCCGAGGAGATCCGCCCCGAACTGGCCTGGCTGTCCGGCACGCTGGGCCTGGAGCACGCCTACCAGGCGCGCCTGGACCGGCTGTTGCTGGCGCTGCACCGACTGTCCGGGGTGACCGCGCTGCCCGTGCACACGGTCGACGCGATGGCGGTCGGCGGCCGTGCCCTGCCCGGCAAGACGGCGAACCCCGGCGGGCCGGCGTACGCCACGGCGCCGCCGGAACGCGGCACCCTCACCGTCGGCGCGGCCAAGGCCGGTGCCCTGCTGGAACGCCAGCTCACCCTGGCCCGGACCCGGGCCCACTCCACGGCGCTCCAGGCCCTCGGCTCCTCCCGCTTCCACGCGGTGGCCGACAAGGTCGCCGTACTGGCCAGCGAGGTCCCCCTCGCCCCGGCCGCGCCCGGCACCGAGCTGGGCCCGCTGGCCGCCGCCGCGGAGGAACGCCTCACGGACGCCGTGGCCGCGCTGCCCCTGGTCACCGCCGGACACCCCTACAACGCGGAGGCGCTGGTCCACGGCCTGTCCCCGGAACCGTCCCCGCACCCTCAGGACGGCCCCTGGCACCAGGTCCGGCTGCTGCTGCGGCTGTACCGGTACGCCCGCGAGGTGCTGCACGGCGGCGACGCCCCGCTGGACGTACGGCTGCTTACGGCCGGGCAGGCGCTGAACCGGCACCGGGACGCCTCGGAGGCGGCAGCGGCGGCGGCCCAGGCGGCCCGTACGCCCCGGATCACGCCGGCCACCGCCTACGCCCTCGGCGTGCTCCACGCAGACCAGCGGCACGAGGTGGAGGCGGCCCGGTTCGCGTTCCAGCAGGCGTGGCAGAAGCAGACCGTCAACACGCCCTGA
- a CDS encoding inorganic phosphate transporter, whose protein sequence is MDTFALIVTVAVALFFTYTNGFHDSANAIATSVSTRALTPRAALAMAAVMNLAGAFLGSGVAKTVSEGLIETPQGSTGMGILFSALVGAIVWNLVTWYFGLPSSSSHALFGGMVGAALAGGTDVLWGGVVEKIVIPMFVSPFVGLIVGYLVMTAIMWLFRRSNPHKAKRGFRIAQTVSAAGMALGHGLQDAQKTMGVVVLALVISGHETFGDPIPVWVKIVCAVMLSLGTYAGGWRIMRTLGRKIIELDPPQGFAAEATGASIMFTTAFIFKAPISTTHVITSAIMGVGATKRVNAVRWGVAKNIVLGWFITMPAAALVAALAFGIVKLVAL, encoded by the coding sequence ATGGACACCTTCGCCCTGATCGTGACCGTAGCGGTCGCGCTCTTCTTCACGTACACGAACGGCTTCCACGACTCCGCGAACGCCATCGCCACCTCGGTGTCGACGCGGGCGCTGACCCCGCGGGCGGCGCTCGCCATGGCGGCCGTGATGAACCTGGCCGGCGCCTTCCTGGGCTCCGGCGTCGCCAAGACGGTCAGCGAGGGCCTGATCGAGACCCCGCAGGGCTCGACGGGGATGGGCATCCTCTTCTCCGCCCTGGTCGGCGCGATCGTCTGGAACCTGGTCACCTGGTACTTCGGCCTGCCCTCGTCCTCCTCGCACGCCCTGTTCGGCGGCATGGTGGGAGCGGCGCTGGCGGGCGGCACGGACGTGCTGTGGGGCGGGGTGGTCGAGAAGATCGTCATCCCGATGTTCGTCTCCCCGTTCGTCGGCCTGATCGTCGGCTACCTGGTCATGACGGCGATCATGTGGCTGTTCCGGCGGTCCAACCCGCACAAGGCCAAGCGGGGCTTCCGCATCGCCCAGACCGTCTCGGCCGCCGGCATGGCGCTCGGCCACGGTCTCCAGGACGCCCAGAAGACGATGGGTGTCGTGGTGCTGGCCCTGGTGATCTCCGGCCACGAGACGTTCGGCGACCCGATCCCGGTCTGGGTGAAGATCGTCTGCGCGGTGATGCTGTCCCTGGGCACGTACGCCGGCGGCTGGCGGATCATGCGCACCCTGGGCCGCAAGATCATCGAGCTGGACCCGCCGCAGGGGTTCGCGGCCGAGGCCACCGGCGCGTCGATCATGTTCACCACCGCGTTCATCTTCAAGGCGCCGATCTCCACCACCCATGTCATCACCTCGGCGATCATGGGCGTGGGCGCGACCAAGCGGGTCAACGCGGTCCGCTGGGGCGTGGCCAAGAACATCGTCCTGGGCTGGTTCATCACCATGCCGGCCGCCGCCCTGGTCGCGGCCCTGGCCTTCGGCATCGTGAAGCTGGTCGCCCTGTAG
- the pstA gene encoding phosphate ABC transporter permease PstA, protein MSTAAVTDKRPGSLSGARLPKWSPWAIAAGSVAVAVGIGLGAGLDSEIQWGLIAAILFVLGTYGIAARVEGRRQAKDRVATSLVWVAFLLAVVPLVSLVWTTLSRGVQVLDVHFLTHSMGIVADSETGGGIYHALIGSLEQVGFATLMGAPVGVLTAIYLVEYGRGRLARSVTFFVDVMTGIPSIVAGLFILSLMLILKLEPFGFAGSLALAILMMPVVVRSTEEMLKLVPNELREASLALGVPKWRTILKVVLPTAIGGITTGVMLAIARIAGETAPVLLLVFGNPFINNNPFEGAQASLPLYIYQQYAAGGDPAYDRAWAASLTLIAFVMILNLVARGIARWKSPR, encoded by the coding sequence ATGAGCACCGCAGCCGTCACCGACAAGCGCCCTGGTTCGCTGAGCGGCGCCCGCCTGCCCAAGTGGTCCCCCTGGGCGATCGCCGCCGGGTCTGTCGCCGTCGCCGTGGGCATCGGCCTGGGCGCGGGCCTGGACAGCGAGATCCAGTGGGGGCTGATCGCCGCGATCCTGTTCGTCCTCGGCACGTACGGCATCGCCGCCCGCGTGGAGGGCCGCCGGCAGGCCAAGGACCGGGTCGCCACCTCGCTGGTCTGGGTCGCCTTCCTGCTCGCCGTCGTCCCGCTGGTCTCCCTGGTGTGGACGACCCTCTCGCGCGGCGTGCAGGTGCTCGACGTCCACTTCCTCACCCACTCCATGGGCATCGTCGCCGACTCCGAGACCGGCGGCGGCATCTACCACGCCCTCATCGGCAGCCTGGAGCAGGTCGGCTTCGCCACCCTCATGGGCGCCCCGGTCGGCGTGCTCACCGCCATCTACCTGGTGGAGTACGGGCGCGGCCGGCTCGCCCGGTCGGTGACCTTCTTCGTGGACGTCATGACGGGCATCCCGTCGATCGTCGCGGGCCTGTTCATCCTCAGCCTGATGCTCATCCTGAAGCTGGAGCCGTTCGGCTTCGCCGGTTCGCTGGCCCTGGCCATCCTGATGATGCCGGTTGTCGTCCGCTCCACCGAGGAGATGCTCAAGCTCGTCCCGAACGAGCTGCGCGAGGCGTCCCTGGCGCTCGGCGTGCCCAAGTGGCGGACCATCCTGAAGGTGGTCCTGCCGACCGCGATCGGCGGCATCACCACCGGCGTCATGCTCGCCATCGCCCGGATCGCGGGCGAGACCGCGCCGGTGCTGCTGCTGGTGTTCGGCAACCCCTTCATCAACAACAACCCGTTCGAGGGCGCGCAGGCCTCGCTGCCGCTGTACATCTACCAGCAGTACGCCGCCGGCGGTGACCCGGCGTACGACCGCGCGTGGGCGGCGTCCCTCACGCTGATCGCCTTTGTGATGATCCTCAACCTGGTGGCCCGCGGCATCGCCCGCTGGAAGTCCCCGCGCTGA
- the pstC gene encoding phosphate ABC transporter permease subunit PstC translates to MDISTTTDVPPPASPPSPVERKRAARGATRPGDRVFLGLSRGSGILLLVIMAAIAVFLTYRASLAISRDHGNFLTTFEWNTNLNPPVFGIAVLAFGTVVSSVIAMVIAVPIAVAIALFLTHYAPRRLSGPIAYVIDLLAAVPSIVYGLWGALILVPHLRGLYGWLDTYLGWTGIFAWEEGAPRTMLAVGILLAIMILPIITNVSREVFRQVPRMHEEAALALGATRWEVIRMSVLPFGRSGVISASMLGLGRALGETMAVATVLSPDYDIHASLLNPGGGTFAQNIASKFGEASEQGRDALIASGLVLFVITLLVNGAARAIIARRKEYSGANA, encoded by the coding sequence ATGGACATATCGACGACAACCGACGTTCCCCCTCCCGCCTCCCCGCCCTCGCCCGTCGAACGCAAGCGCGCGGCCCGCGGCGCCACCCGGCCCGGCGACCGCGTCTTCCTCGGCCTGTCGCGCGGCTCCGGCATCCTGCTGCTGGTGATCATGGCCGCGATCGCGGTCTTCCTCACCTACCGCGCCTCCCTCGCGATCAGCAGGGACCACGGGAACTTCCTGACCACCTTCGAGTGGAACACCAACCTCAACCCGCCGGTCTTCGGTATCGCGGTGCTGGCCTTCGGCACGGTCGTCTCCTCGGTGATCGCCATGGTCATCGCGGTCCCGATCGCCGTCGCGATCGCGCTGTTCCTCACCCACTACGCCCCGCGCCGGCTGAGCGGCCCGATCGCCTACGTGATCGACCTGCTCGCCGCCGTGCCGTCCATCGTCTACGGCCTGTGGGGCGCCCTGATCCTCGTGCCGCACCTGCGCGGCCTGTACGGCTGGCTGGACACCTACCTCGGCTGGACCGGGATCTTCGCCTGGGAGGAGGGCGCCCCGCGCACCATGCTCGCCGTCGGCATCCTGCTGGCGATCATGATCCTGCCGATCATCACCAACGTCAGCCGCGAGGTGTTCCGGCAGGTCCCGCGGATGCACGAGGAGGCCGCCCTGGCCCTCGGCGCCACCCGCTGGGAGGTCATCCGGATGTCCGTCCTGCCCTTCGGCCGCTCCGGTGTGATCTCCGCGTCCATGCTCGGCCTCGGCCGCGCCCTCGGCGAGACGATGGCCGTGGCCACCGTGCTCTCCCCGGACTACGACATCCACGCCAGCCTGCTGAACCCCGGCGGCGGCACCTTCGCCCAGAACATCGCCAGCAAGTTCGGCGAGGCCAGCGAGCAGGGCCGGGACGCGCTGATCGCCTCCGGCCTGGTCCTGTTCGTCATCACCCTGCTGGTCAACGGCGCGGCCCGCGCGATCATCGCCCGCCGCAAGGAGTACTCGGGGGCCAACGCATGA
- the pstS gene encoding phosphate ABC transporter substrate-binding protein PstS: MKLQRKNRLRALSLGAVAVSSALALTACGSDDNGEGNGSGGSSAAASAGSVKCDDAKGQLLADGSSAQKNAIDAWTKVFSPACNVQINYKGAGSGAGVTSFTQGQIAFAGSDSALKPEEVAASKKVCEGGQGIDLPMVGGPIALGYNVPGVDNLVLDAPTIAKIFDSKIKNWNDEAIKKLNPGAKLPDLKIQAFHRSEDSGTTDNFTKYLLATTPENWKYSGGKAWQAQGGQAASGSAGVAQGVKQNSGAIGYFELSYAKGLDTVAIATGAKAPVKPSTESATAGIAAAKVVGTGKDLALQLDYKTKAEGAYPITLVTYEIVCDKGNKADTLPATKAFLRYIAGEDGQKVLAQNDYAPIPAEIIAKVRTTIEGLS; this comes from the coding sequence GTGAAGCTTCAGCGCAAGAACCGGCTGCGCGCCCTCTCTCTCGGTGCTGTCGCCGTCTCCAGTGCCCTGGCCCTGACGGCGTGCGGCTCCGACGACAACGGCGAGGGCAACGGCTCCGGGGGCTCGTCCGCCGCCGCGAGCGCGGGCTCCGTGAAGTGCGACGACGCCAAGGGCCAGCTGCTCGCGGACGGTTCCTCGGCGCAGAAGAACGCGATCGACGCCTGGACCAAGGTCTTCTCCCCGGCCTGCAACGTGCAGATCAACTACAAGGGCGCCGGCTCCGGTGCCGGTGTCACCTCCTTCACCCAGGGCCAGATCGCGTTCGCCGGTTCCGACTCCGCGCTGAAGCCCGAGGAGGTCGCCGCCTCCAAGAAGGTCTGCGAGGGCGGCCAGGGCATCGACCTGCCGATGGTCGGCGGCCCGATCGCCCTCGGCTACAACGTCCCCGGCGTGGACAACCTGGTCCTGGACGCTCCGACCATCGCCAAGATCTTCGACAGCAAGATCAAGAACTGGAACGACGAGGCGATCAAGAAGCTCAACCCCGGCGCGAAGCTCCCCGACCTGAAGATCCAGGCCTTCCACCGCTCCGAGGACTCCGGCACCACGGACAACTTCACCAAGTACCTGCTCGCGACCACGCCCGAGAACTGGAAGTACTCCGGTGGCAAGGCCTGGCAGGCGCAGGGCGGCCAGGCGGCCTCCGGCTCGGCCGGCGTGGCCCAGGGCGTCAAGCAGAATTCCGGCGCGATCGGCTACTTCGAGCTGTCCTACGCCAAGGGGCTCGACACCGTCGCCATCGCCACCGGCGCCAAGGCCCCGGTGAAGCCGTCCACCGAGTCGGCCACCGCGGGCATCGCCGCCGCCAAGGTCGTCGGCACCGGCAAGGACCTGGCGCTCCAGCTCGACTACAAGACCAAGGCCGAGGGCGCCTACCCGATCACCCTGGTCACCTACGAGATCGTCTGCGACAAGGGCAACAAGGCCGACACGCTGCCCGCCACCAAGGCGTTCCTGCGCTACATCGCCGGCGAGGACGGCCAGAAGGTGCTGGCGCAGAACGACTACGCCCCGATCCCCGCCGAGATCATCGCCAAGGTCCGCACCACCATCGAGGGCCTGAGCTGA
- a CDS encoding DUF47 domain-containing protein: protein MRFRLTPRETSFYDMFAASADNIVTGSKLLMELLGADPSARAEIAERMRAAEHAGDDATHAIFHQLNSSFITPFDREDIYALAGSLDDIMDFMEEAVDLVVLYNVEELPKGVEQQIEVLARAAELTAEAMPNLRTMDNLTEYWIEVNRLENQADQIHRKLLAHLFNGKYDAIEVLKLKQIVDVLEEAADAFEHVANTVETIAVKES from the coding sequence GTGCGCTTTCGTCTGACCCCCAGGGAGACGAGCTTCTACGACATGTTCGCCGCGTCCGCGGACAACATCGTCACGGGCTCGAAACTCCTGATGGAACTGCTCGGGGCGGACCCCTCCGCCCGGGCCGAGATCGCAGAGCGTATGCGGGCCGCGGAACACGCAGGTGACGACGCCACGCACGCGATCTTCCACCAGCTGAACTCCTCGTTCATCACGCCGTTCGACCGGGAGGACATCTACGCTCTCGCCGGTTCCCTGGACGACATCATGGACTTCATGGAGGAAGCCGTCGACCTGGTCGTCCTCTACAACGTCGAGGAACTGCCCAAGGGCGTCGAGCAGCAGATCGAGGTCCTGGCCCGCGCTGCCGAGCTGACGGCCGAGGCCATGCCGAACCTGCGGACCATGGACAACCTCACCGAGTACTGGATCGAGGTCAACCGGCTGGAGAACCAGGCCGACCAGATCCACCGCAAGCTGCTCGCCCACCTCTTCAACGGCAAGTACGACGCCATCGAGGTGCTGAAGCTCAAGCAGATCGTGGACGTCCTGGAAGAGGCGGCGGACGCGTTCGAGCACGTGGCGAACACGGTGGAGACCATCGCCGTCAAGGAGTCCTGA
- the pstB gene encoding phosphate ABC transporter ATP-binding protein PstB, which yields MAKRIDVSGLTAYYGSHKAIEDISMTVEPRSVTAFIGPSGCGKSTFLRTLNRMHEVTPGGRVEGKVLLDAEDLYGAGVDPVSVRREVGMVFQRPNPFPTMSIFDNVAAGLRLNGNYKKSELNDIVEKSLKGANLWNEVKDRLNKPGSGLSGGQQQRLCIARAIAVEPKVLLMDEPCSALDPISTLAIEDLIGELKDRFTIVIVTHNMQQAARVSDRTAFFNLAAVGQPGRLVEIDETERIFSNPSVQATEDYISGRFG from the coding sequence ATGGCCAAGCGAATCGACGTAAGCGGGCTCACCGCCTACTACGGCTCCCACAAGGCGATCGAGGACATCTCGATGACGGTCGAGCCGCGCTCGGTGACGGCGTTCATCGGCCCCTCCGGCTGCGGCAAGTCGACGTTCCTGCGCACCCTGAACCGGATGCACGAGGTGACCCCCGGCGGGCGCGTCGAGGGCAAGGTGCTCCTGGACGCCGAGGACCTGTACGGCGCCGGGGTCGACCCGGTGTCCGTGCGCCGCGAGGTGGGCATGGTCTTCCAGCGCCCGAACCCGTTCCCCACCATGTCGATCTTCGACAACGTGGCGGCGGGCCTCAGGCTGAACGGCAACTACAAGAAGAGCGAGCTGAACGACATCGTCGAGAAGTCGCTCAAGGGCGCCAACCTCTGGAACGAGGTCAAGGACCGGCTGAACAAGCCCGGCTCCGGGCTCTCCGGCGGCCAGCAGCAGCGCCTGTGCATCGCGCGGGCCATCGCGGTCGAGCCGAAGGTGCTGCTCATGGACGAGCCGTGCTCGGCGCTGGACCCGATCTCCACGCTCGCCATCGAGGACCTGATCGGCGAGCTGAAGGACCGGTTCACCATCGTCATCGTGACCCACAACATGCAGCAGGCGGCGCGGGTCTCGGACCGTACGGCGTTCTTCAACCTGGCCGCGGTGGGCCAGCCGGGCCGGCTGGTGGAGATCGACGAGACCGAGCGGATCTTCTCCAACCCGTCGGTCCAGGCCACGGAGGACTACATCTCCGGCCGCTTCGGCTGA
- a CDS encoding RNA degradosome polyphosphate kinase, which yields MTPVVPEPSPPPEGPAAGSGTVRLPPARSDAPVSPAAGKNGSMRQHETQAEAPHTPQPPVGSIAAHRQRAVSTTVSGLAPDLDADLDAYEEAQAVGAPLPQGRFLDRERSWLAFNERVLELAEDPATPLLERANFLAIFASNLDEFFMVRVAGLKRRIATGVATRSASGLQPREVLEMIWGRSRELMARHAACYHEDVAPALAEEGIHLVRWQELTEKEQARLFTLFRNQIFPVLTPLAVDPAHPFPYISGLSLNLAVVVRNPVSGHKHFARVKVPPLLSRFLEASPGRYVPIEDVIAAPTHLEELFPGMEILEHHAFRITRNEDLEVEEDDTENLLQALEKELMRRRFGPPVRLEVEESIDREVLDLLVRELKISEAEVYPLPGPLDLTGLFRIHSLDRPELKYRKFVAGTHRDLAEVESASPPDIFAALRARDVLLHHPYDSFSTSVQAFLEQAAADPDVLAIKQTLYRTSGDSPIVDALIDAAESGKQVLVLVEIKARFDEHANIKWARKLEEAGCHVVYGLVGLKTHCKLSLVVRQEGEVLRRYSHVGTGNYHPKTARLYEDLGLLTADPQVGADLSDLFNRLSGYSRRETYRRLLVAPKSLRDGLISRIHKEIQHHRAGRPAFIRIKVNSIVDEALIDALYRASQAGVPVDVWVRGICAIRPGVAGLSENIRVRSVLGRFLEHSRVFAFGNGGEPEVWIGSADMMHRNLDRRIEALVRVVDPGHRAALNRLLDTGMSDTTASWHLGPDGEWTRHATDGDGGPLRNVQEMLIDARRRRRGTATP from the coding sequence ATGACACCCGTCGTGCCAGAGCCTTCGCCGCCCCCCGAGGGGCCCGCCGCGGGCAGCGGAACCGTGCGGCTCCCGCCCGCGCGTTCCGACGCGCCCGTGTCGCCCGCGGCGGGGAAGAATGGGTCCATGAGGCAGCACGAGACCCAGGCCGAGGCTCCGCACACGCCCCAGCCCCCCGTGGGCTCCATCGCCGCGCACCGGCAGCGCGCCGTGTCCACCACCGTCTCCGGTCTGGCGCCCGACCTCGACGCGGACCTCGACGCGTACGAGGAGGCCCAGGCCGTCGGCGCCCCCCTGCCCCAGGGACGATTCCTCGACCGTGAGCGCAGCTGGCTCGCCTTCAACGAGCGGGTCCTGGAGCTGGCCGAGGATCCGGCCACCCCGCTGCTGGAGCGCGCGAACTTCCTGGCCATCTTCGCCAGCAACCTGGACGAGTTCTTCATGGTCCGGGTGGCCGGCCTGAAGCGCCGCATCGCCACCGGGGTCGCGACGAGGTCCGCCTCCGGGCTCCAGCCGCGCGAGGTGCTGGAGATGATCTGGGGCCGCTCCCGCGAGCTGATGGCCCGGCACGCCGCCTGCTACCACGAGGACGTCGCCCCCGCGCTCGCCGAGGAGGGCATCCACCTGGTCCGCTGGCAGGAGCTGACGGAGAAGGAGCAGGCCCGCCTCTTCACGCTCTTCCGGAACCAGATCTTCCCCGTCCTCACCCCGCTGGCCGTCGACCCCGCGCACCCCTTCCCGTACATCTCCGGCCTCTCGCTGAACCTGGCCGTCGTCGTGCGCAACCCGGTCAGCGGGCACAAGCACTTCGCCCGGGTGAAGGTGCCGCCGCTGCTGTCCCGCTTCCTGGAGGCCTCCCCGGGCCGCTACGTCCCCATCGAGGACGTCATCGCCGCCCCCACCCACCTGGAAGAGCTGTTCCCGGGCATGGAGATCCTGGAGCACCACGCCTTCCGGATCACCCGCAACGAGGACCTGGAGGTCGAGGAGGACGACACCGAGAACCTGCTCCAGGCCCTGGAGAAGGAACTCATGCGGCGCCGCTTCGGCCCGCCGGTGCGCCTGGAGGTCGAGGAGTCCATCGACCGCGAGGTGCTGGACCTGCTGGTGCGCGAGCTGAAGATCTCCGAGGCCGAGGTCTACCCGCTGCCCGGCCCGCTGGACCTCACCGGCCTGTTCCGGATCCACTCCCTGGACCGGCCCGAGCTGAAGTACCGGAAGTTCGTCGCCGGCACCCACCGCGACCTCGCCGAGGTGGAGTCCGCGTCCCCGCCCGACATCTTCGCCGCCCTGCGCGCCCGGGACGTGCTCCTGCACCACCCCTACGACAGCTTCTCCACCTCCGTGCAGGCCTTCCTGGAGCAGGCCGCCGCCGACCCGGACGTCCTCGCGATCAAGCAGACCCTGTACCGGACCTCCGGCGACTCCCCCATAGTCGACGCGCTCATCGACGCCGCCGAGTCCGGCAAGCAGGTCCTCGTCCTGGTCGAGATCAAGGCCCGCTTCGACGAGCACGCCAACATCAAGTGGGCGCGCAAGCTGGAGGAGGCCGGCTGTCACGTCGTCTACGGCCTGGTCGGGCTGAAGACCCACTGCAAGCTGTCCCTGGTGGTCCGCCAGGAGGGCGAGGTCCTGCGCCGCTACAGCCACGTCGGCACCGGCAACTACCACCCGAAGACGGCCCGGCTGTACGAGGACCTCGGCCTGCTCACCGCGGACCCCCAGGTCGGCGCGGACCTCTCCGACCTGTTCAACCGGCTGTCCGGCTACTCCCGCCGGGAGACCTACCGCCGGTTGCTGGTGGCACCCAAGTCGCTGCGTGACGGCTTGATCTCCCGCATCCACAAGGAGATCCAGCACCACCGCGCGGGCCGGCCGGCCTTCATCCGGATCAAGGTCAACTCGATCGTGGACGAGGCACTCATCGACGCCCTCTACCGCGCGTCCCAGGCGGGCGTGCCGGTGGACGTGTGGGTGCGCGGCATCTGCGCGATACGGCCCGGCGTCGCCGGCCTGTCGGAGAACATCCGGGTCCGCTCGGTCCTCGGCCGCTTCCTGGAACACTCCCGGGTGTTCGCCTTCGGCAACGGCGGCGAGCCCGAGGTGTGGATCGGCAGCGCCGACATGATGCACCGCAATCTCGACCGCCGGATAGAGGCCCTGGTCCGGGTCGTCGACCCCGGCCACCGCGCAGCCCTCAACCGGCTGCTGGACACCGGCATGTCCGACACCACCGCCTCCTGGCACCTCGGCCCGGACGGCGAGTGGACGCGGCACGCGACCGACGGGGACGGCGGGCCCCTGCGCAACGTCCAGGAGATGCTCATAGACGCCCGGAGGCGCCGGCGTGGCACAGCAACACCTTGA
- a CDS encoding NUDIX hydrolase, translating into MPDTVVQAAGCVLWRRAASGGIEVALVHRPKWSDWSWPKGKLKRGETARAAALREVREETGHTCRLGASLPSRRYVDRAGREKEVTYWVAESTGGTFAPNDEISALVWLPPDAARARLTYEGDRELLPPALAAIDAGQ; encoded by the coding sequence GTGCCCGACACCGTGGTCCAGGCGGCCGGCTGCGTCCTGTGGCGCCGCGCCGCCTCGGGCGGCATCGAGGTGGCCCTGGTCCACCGACCGAAGTGGTCCGACTGGTCCTGGCCCAAAGGCAAGCTCAAGCGGGGGGAGACGGCCCGCGCCGCCGCACTGCGCGAAGTGCGGGAAGAGACCGGCCACACATGCCGGCTCGGGGCGTCCCTGCCGTCTCGGCGTTACGTCGACCGCGCGGGCCGGGAGAAGGAAGTCACCTACTGGGTCGCCGAGTCGACCGGTGGGACTTTCGCCCCCAACGACGAGATAAGCGCTCTCGTCTGGCTGCCGCCGGACGCCGCTCGCGCACGTCTGACCTACGAGGGGGACAGAGAGCTCCTCCCTCCGGCGCTCGCCGCGATCGACGCCGGCCAGTGA
- a CDS encoding metal-sensitive transcriptional regulator produces the protein MTTTTEAGATHGYHKQKDEHLKRLRRIEGQIRGLQRMVDEDTYCIDILTQVSASTKALQSFALQLLEEHLRHCVADAALKGGDEIDTKVDEATKAIARLLRT, from the coding sequence ATGACGACGACGACCGAGGCCGGCGCCACGCACGGCTACCACAAGCAGAAGGACGAGCACCTCAAGCGGCTGCGCCGCATCGAGGGGCAGATCCGCGGGCTACAGCGGATGGTGGACGAGGACACCTACTGCATCGACATACTCACCCAGGTCTCCGCCTCCACCAAGGCCCTGCAGTCCTTCGCGCTCCAGCTGCTGGAGGAGCACCTGCGGCACTGCGTGGCGGACGCGGCCCTCAAGGGCGGCGACGAGATCGACACGAAGGTCGACGAGGCGACGAAGGCGATCGCCCGCCTGCTGCGCACCTGA